The Virgibacillus phasianinus genome includes a window with the following:
- a CDS encoding transglycosylase domain-containing protein codes for MDDIKKILHRWYEKFKTLWGQGKIQRSSRITYDITWNIILFFIIIGVIGFFFAGGVGAGYFASLVKDEPVRSYDSMKKDIYNYEETSTLYFAENKYFGDIRSDIMREEVKLENVSDTLINAVIATEDRNFREHEGVVPKAILRAVVQEATNAAVKTGGSTLTQQLIKNQILTNEVSFERKAKEILLALRLERFFDKDEILEAYLNIVPYGREASGRNIAGIQTAAQGVFDVDAKDLNLPQAAFLAGLPQSPTYYTPFKNSGGLKSKEALQPGINRMKTVLARMYEADYITKEEYDKALEYDIVADFTLESKSPMDKYPYLMYEAERRAVNILSEQLAKGDGYTIEDINSDEKLKEEYRIRADRALRKNGYQIHTTIDKKTYAAFQEIVKNYHNYGPDRTYTVVDEETGEEVKVTEPVQTAGMLIENATGKIISFIGGRGYSPDSTFNYATRAKRSNGSTMKPLLDYAPAFENGIIQPGTPLADIRTYYGKYSPDNYSGTFHGLVSARKALAESYNVPALAVYNRLMNKGIGQKYLEKMGITTIGDKEYSNLVLGIGATTRGVTIEENINAYNTFANGGKFVDAYMIDKITTNDGEVIYEHKSEPVEVFSPQTSYLTLDILRDVIDYGTGTYLQSQLNTVSSVDWAGKSGTSEAWKDYWFIGTNPNITMGTWIGYETPYPINECSSCAPYNERNMKLWAKLVNKATEINPELMAPEKNFERPDGIVDKSYCAISGKLPSDLCSKAGLVYTDLFNAKYVPSKTDDSLITGSFVMVDGKAVVAGPKTPKEFVNGDGLTFNPEFLQKNNYDRLDDLTKLFPAKNRASWEKIGVPSGDIGSTIADDGKAPAAPANVTKSGSTLSWSDSSSKDVVGYRIYRASKPGASFSLVGNTTSTSYEVGGGNAVYVVKAVDYFGMESKVSETVKVGSFSKTEQKAKDPKSDKPAKSDKPDEPEKPDKPDKPGKPEDGDKPPKDGNGKTKPPVEPPAQDPPDKKKNN; via the coding sequence ATGGACGATATAAAAAAAATACTACATAGATGGTATGAAAAGTTTAAAACATTATGGGGACAAGGGAAAATCCAGCGTTCCTCAAGGATTACATATGATATTACATGGAATATTATATTATTCTTTATTATTATCGGTGTTATCGGTTTTTTCTTTGCAGGCGGAGTTGGTGCAGGGTATTTTGCCTCACTGGTCAAGGATGAACCAGTCCGAAGTTATGACAGCATGAAAAAGGATATTTATAACTATGAGGAAACGTCAACCTTGTATTTTGCCGAAAACAAATATTTCGGGGATATTCGCTCTGATATTATGCGTGAAGAGGTAAAACTTGAAAATGTCTCGGATACGCTTATTAATGCAGTTATCGCAACAGAGGATCGTAACTTCAGGGAACATGAGGGTGTTGTGCCTAAAGCAATTTTACGGGCAGTTGTTCAGGAAGCCACCAATGCTGCTGTAAAAACAGGCGGCAGTACCTTGACCCAGCAGTTAATCAAGAACCAAATTTTAACAAATGAAGTTTCCTTTGAACGGAAAGCAAAAGAGATATTACTTGCCTTGCGCTTAGAACGTTTCTTCGATAAAGATGAAATTTTAGAAGCCTATTTAAATATCGTGCCTTATGGCAGGGAAGCATCGGGAAGAAACATTGCAGGAATTCAAACGGCCGCACAGGGTGTGTTCGATGTTGATGCAAAAGACTTAAATTTGCCACAGGCAGCCTTTTTAGCTGGACTTCCACAAAGTCCAACCTATTATACCCCCTTTAAAAACAGTGGTGGGTTGAAAAGCAAAGAGGCACTTCAACCTGGTATTAACCGGATGAAAACGGTGCTGGCAAGAATGTATGAGGCTGATTATATTACCAAAGAAGAATATGACAAAGCCTTAGAATATGATATCGTAGCTGATTTTACCCTGGAATCAAAATCGCCTATGGATAAATATCCGTACCTAATGTATGAAGCTGAAAGACGAGCCGTAAACATTCTTTCCGAACAGCTTGCCAAAGGAGACGGGTATACGATAGAAGATATAAATAGTGATGAGAAATTAAAGGAAGAATACCGGATACGCGCCGATCGCGCCCTACGAAAAAATGGCTATCAGATCCACACAACAATTGACAAAAAAACGTACGCAGCGTTCCAGGAAATCGTTAAAAACTACCATAATTATGGACCTGATCGGACCTATACCGTTGTTGATGAAGAAACTGGTGAGGAAGTAAAGGTAACCGAACCTGTTCAAACTGCCGGTATGCTCATTGAGAACGCCACCGGGAAAATTATTAGCTTTATCGGTGGCCGCGGCTATTCACCTGATAGTACGTTTAATTATGCAACTAGGGCAAAGCGTTCGAATGGCAGTACAATGAAACCATTACTTGATTATGCCCCTGCCTTTGAAAATGGAATCATACAACCAGGGACACCTTTAGCAGATATAAGAACGTATTATGGTAAATATTCACCTGATAACTATTCAGGTACCTTCCACGGTCTAGTTTCTGCAAGGAAGGCACTGGCAGAATCATATAACGTACCCGCATTAGCAGTGTATAATAGACTGATGAATAAAGGAATTGGTCAAAAGTACTTGGAAAAAATGGGGATAACTACTATCGGGGATAAGGAATACAGCAATCTTGTACTTGGTATCGGTGCTACTACAAGAGGTGTAACCATTGAAGAAAATATAAATGCCTATAACACGTTTGCCAATGGTGGTAAATTTGTTGACGCCTATATGATCGATAAAATCACAACTAATGACGGTGAAGTTATTTACGAACATAAATCTGAACCTGTTGAGGTATTTTCACCACAAACATCCTATCTGACACTGGATATATTACGTGATGTAATTGATTATGGAACTGGTACTTATCTACAGTCCCAATTAAATACTGTATCATCTGTTGATTGGGCTGGAAAGTCCGGTACTTCTGAGGCATGGAAAGATTACTGGTTTATTGGGACTAACCCAAATATAACGATGGGAACCTGGATTGGATATGAGACACCATATCCAATCAATGAGTGTAGTAGTTGTGCGCCATACAACGAGCGAAACATGAAATTGTGGGCAAAGTTAGTTAACAAGGCCACCGAAATCAACCCAGAATTGATGGCTCCGGAAAAGAACTTTGAACGGCCGGATGGTATTGTTGACAAAAGCTATTGTGCGATATCTGGAAAACTTCCATCAGACTTATGCAGTAAAGCCGGACTCGTCTACACTGATCTGTTTAATGCGAAATATGTACCTTCCAAAACGGATGACAGTTTAATCACTGGTTCGTTTGTAATGGTAGATGGTAAAGCCGTTGTTGCAGGACCTAAAACACCTAAGGAATTCGTGAATGGTGATGGATTAACCTTTAACCCTGAATTCCTGCAGAAAAATAATTACGACCGATTAGACGACCTGACAAAGCTGTTCCCTGCAAAGAATCGGGCAAGCTGGGAAAAGATTGGTGTCCCAAGTGGTGATATTGGCTCCACAATTGCAGATGATGGAAAAGCACCAGCAGCACCAGCGAATGTGACAAAATCAGGCAGTACGTTATCATGGAGTGATTCAAGCAGTAAAGATGTGGTCGGTTATCGAATCTATCGAGCTTCAAAACCGGGTGCTTCCTTTTCACTTGTCGGCAATACTACCTCTACTAGTTATGAAGTTGGTGGGGGAAATGCGGTTTATGTTGTAAAGGCAGTAGATTATTTTGGAATGGAATCAAAGGTTTCTGAGACAGTCAAGGTGGGAAGTTTCTCAAAAACTGAACAGAAAGCCAAAGATCCGAAATCCGATAAACCGGCAAAATCCGACAAACCGGATGAACCTGAGAAACCGGATAAGCCGGATAAGCCGGGTAAACCAGAAGATGGTGACAAACCACCTAAAGATGGTAATGGGAAGACTAAACCACCGGTTGAACCACCAGCTCAGGATCCACCGGATAAAAAAAAGAATAATTGA
- the tyrS gene encoding tyrosine--tRNA ligase, with the protein MAILQDLEKRGLIHQITDKEGLEKQLVENQVTLYCGFDPTADSLHIGHLLPVYMLKRFQKEGHRPIALIGGGTGMIGDPSGRSSERSLNEDSVVKGFSEKIKKQLANLLNFDNGENAAVARNNHDWLASMTVIDFLRDAGKHFGINYMLAKESVSARIEQGISFTEFSYMILQSLDFLKLYEQENCTLQIGGSDQWGNITAGMELIRRSREDMDEDVNVFGLTVPLITKADGTKFGKTAGGAIWLDPEKTTPYEFYQFWFNTDDRDVIKFIQYFTFLNQDEVDGLAKSVAEKPEERLAQKRLAEEVTKVVHGQVAVEQAQKISASLFSGDVKSLTGQEIEQGFKDVPTHHMAKADIGLIDLLVETKISSSKRQAREDISNGAIYVNGERNQDLHFTLTSKDRIEDTFTIIRRGKKKYFLLRFQ; encoded by the coding sequence ATGGCGATATTACAGGATTTAGAAAAGCGTGGTTTGATCCATCAAATTACAGATAAAGAAGGATTGGAAAAACAATTAGTTGAAAACCAGGTAACTTTATACTGTGGATTTGATCCAACAGCTGATAGTTTACATATTGGTCATTTATTACCAGTATATATGTTGAAGCGATTTCAAAAGGAAGGACATCGCCCGATTGCCTTAATTGGCGGTGGAACTGGGATGATTGGTGATCCGAGTGGGCGCTCATCGGAACGTTCCTTAAATGAAGACAGTGTTGTAAAAGGGTTTAGCGAAAAGATTAAAAAACAATTAGCTAATCTGTTGAACTTTGACAATGGTGAAAATGCAGCAGTGGCGAGAAACAATCATGATTGGTTGGCAAGTATGACAGTAATTGATTTTCTGCGTGATGCAGGGAAACATTTTGGTATTAATTACATGCTTGCAAAGGAATCGGTTTCAGCAAGAATCGAGCAGGGGATTTCTTTTACTGAGTTCAGCTACATGATTTTGCAATCTCTTGATTTCCTAAAACTTTACGAACAGGAAAATTGTACATTGCAAATTGGCGGAAGTGACCAGTGGGGTAATATTACCGCTGGAATGGAATTAATCCGTCGCTCACGTGAAGATATGGATGAGGATGTAAACGTATTTGGTTTGACTGTACCACTAATTACAAAAGCTGATGGCACGAAGTTTGGTAAAACAGCAGGTGGGGCGATTTGGTTAGATCCGGAAAAAACAACTCCATACGAATTTTATCAATTTTGGTTTAATACAGACGATCGGGACGTAATTAAATTTATTCAATACTTCACATTTTTGAACCAGGATGAAGTCGATGGATTAGCTAAATCGGTAGCGGAGAAACCGGAAGAACGACTAGCGCAAAAACGGTTAGCAGAAGAGGTTACAAAAGTTGTTCATGGTCAGGTGGCTGTTGAGCAAGCGCAGAAAATCTCTGCATCATTATTTAGTGGAGATGTAAAGTCACTTACTGGACAGGAAATCGAACAAGGCTTTAAGGATGTGCCTACACATCATATGGCAAAAGCGGATATTGGCTTAATTGACTTGCTCGTGGAAACAAAGATTTCTTCTTCTAAACGGCAGGCTAGGGAAGATATTAGTAACGGGGCGATCTATGTTAATGGAGAACGTAATCAGGATCTGCACTTTACACTAACTAGTAAAGACCGGATTGAGGATACCTTTACAATTATTCGACGAGGAAAGAAAAAATACTTTTTACTTCGTTTTCAATAA
- the rpsD gene encoding 30S ribosomal protein S4: MSRYTGSVWKKSRRLGISLTGTGKELDKRPYAPGQHGPNQRKKISEYGLQQQEKQKLRFMYGLNERQFRNLFDQAGKQKGIHGENFMILLESRLDNLVYRAGLARTRRQARQLVNHGHVTVDGGRVDIPSYRLKPGQVFGLREKSQKLDIVKEAIEVNNFVPDYLTFDEDKMEGSYARYPERTELPAEINEALIVEYYSR, encoded by the coding sequence ATGTCACGTTATACTGGATCAGTATGGAAAAAATCACGTCGTCTTGGCATTTCATTAACTGGAACTGGTAAGGAACTAGATAAACGCCCTTACGCTCCTGGTCAACATGGACCGAACCAAAGAAAGAAAATCTCTGAATACGGCTTGCAACAACAAGAGAAGCAAAAATTACGCTTCATGTATGGATTGAATGAACGTCAATTCCGTAATTTGTTTGATCAAGCTGGTAAACAAAAAGGTATTCATGGTGAAAACTTCATGATTCTGCTTGAATCACGTTTAGATAACCTTGTATATCGTGCAGGTCTTGCACGCACACGCAGACAAGCTCGTCAGCTTGTAAATCATGGCCATGTTACTGTAGATGGCGGCCGCGTTGATATCCCATCGTACCGTCTAAAACCAGGTCAAGTATTTGGACTACGTGAAAAATCACAAAAACTTGATATCGTTAAAGAAGCAATTGAAGTAAATAACTTTGTTCCAGATTATCTTACATTTGATGAAGATAAAATGGAAGGAAGCTATGCTCGTTACCCAGAACGCACAGAACTTCCTGCTGAAATTAACGAAGCACTTATCGTTGAGTACTACTCTCGTTAA
- a CDS encoding sensor domain-containing diguanylate cyclase, with product MMDQNQIKDTIRNCFYELLSTISSFSYIQLLEKVSLQIQEILAVDFTAIYSYNNWKQTFERFTGEEHNELPKQIGARVIKKNYYSHSNIDLHDLDSGKLQTKIIPLQMKIEPEAFLLIANQLNDDKPRTEVIEIIKLELENLLNIVNTFKVSRENEKQKTFLSDLTTNLYSIISRENVLTEIAKAMDKLYPFCDYHILLAREFKEETTLPIDILEYSDDATKRICTQTYLTEKVQLEDRIKEGKTYLYVPLKGKQAIYGILRIITSNKIVFPEKEIDFITEFASVSGKAIESALLYQNSKHLVEDLKLINETTHALNSNLNIVEITSIVCKKIIEACAATVVGFIYSAKTKHHMKEVLPKSTNYFFTNEGEKHADYIFDRVMDKQEPLFSGDFTKEVKDFPYSSVMAIPMLHGGEIHGVIVIIHEQQYAFTIGNLNLMQSLVQHFTLAMANSMLNEKLKTAAVTDYLTKLYSRNHLEEKIEHHFAADEMGSLIVIDIDDFKGINDTFGHYVGDEVIVQIASIILAHTGKNDIPARWGGEEFAIYLSNATVDEGVQIATQIRKQAENFTDPKVTLSCGVATWDTNKRADVKDLFIRADKALYSAKKFGKNCVVKEIEDNSDLKLVKNK from the coding sequence ATGATGGATCAAAATCAAATTAAAGATACAATAAGGAATTGTTTCTATGAGTTACTATCAACTATATCATCCTTTTCTTATATTCAGTTATTGGAAAAGGTTTCTTTGCAGATTCAAGAGATTTTAGCGGTCGATTTTACGGCAATCTATTCTTATAATAATTGGAAACAAACCTTTGAACGGTTTACGGGTGAGGAACATAACGAACTACCGAAGCAGATAGGTGCAAGGGTAATTAAAAAGAATTATTACAGTCATAGTAACATTGATTTGCATGACTTAGATAGTGGCAAATTACAAACGAAAATTATTCCGTTACAAATGAAAATTGAACCGGAAGCTTTTTTACTGATAGCAAATCAACTAAATGACGATAAACCTAGAACAGAGGTAATAGAAATTATTAAATTGGAATTGGAAAATCTCTTAAACATTGTTAATACGTTTAAGGTTAGCAGGGAAAATGAAAAACAGAAAACGTTTCTGTCCGATTTAACAACCAATTTATATTCAATCATTTCAAGGGAAAATGTACTGACTGAAATAGCAAAAGCAATGGATAAATTATATCCCTTCTGCGATTATCATATATTACTGGCCCGAGAGTTTAAGGAGGAAACAACATTACCAATTGACATTCTGGAGTACAGTGATGATGCAACGAAAAGAATCTGCACCCAGACTTATTTAACGGAGAAGGTGCAATTAGAAGATCGTATCAAGGAAGGAAAGACCTATCTATATGTACCATTAAAGGGTAAACAAGCTATTTACGGTATTTTGCGGATTATTACGTCAAATAAAATAGTTTTTCCGGAAAAGGAAATTGACTTTATAACAGAATTTGCCAGCGTATCCGGGAAGGCAATTGAAAGTGCTCTGCTCTATCAGAATTCTAAACATTTAGTTGAGGACCTTAAACTTATCAATGAAACTACTCATGCACTAAATTCTAATTTAAATATTGTTGAAATCACGTCTATCGTTTGTAAAAAGATTATCGAGGCTTGTGCCGCAACCGTAGTCGGTTTTATTTACTCGGCTAAGACAAAGCATCACATGAAAGAGGTACTGCCAAAGAGTACAAATTATTTCTTTACAAATGAAGGGGAAAAGCATGCCGATTATATTTTTGATCGAGTTATGGATAAACAGGAGCCCCTTTTTAGTGGTGACTTTACAAAAGAGGTAAAAGACTTCCCATATTCTTCGGTGATGGCCATTCCAATGTTGCATGGTGGGGAAATTCATGGTGTAATTGTAATCATACATGAACAGCAGTATGCATTTACCATCGGAAACTTGAATCTAATGCAGTCTCTTGTCCAGCATTTTACGTTAGCCATGGCTAATTCAATGTTAAATGAAAAATTAAAAACTGCTGCGGTAACCGATTATCTGACAAAATTGTATTCCCGCAACCACCTGGAGGAAAAAATTGAACACCACTTTGCAGCGGATGAAATGGGTTCATTGATTGTTATAGATATTGATGACTTTAAAGGAATCAACGATACCTTTGGCCATTATGTTGGGGACGAGGTCATTGTTCAGATTGCATCCATCATCCTGGCGCACACAGGTAAAAATGACATTCCCGCCCGCTGGGGTGGTGAGGAATTTGCCATCTATTTATCGAATGCAACAGTTGATGAAGGTGTTCAAATTGCCACCCAAATAAGAAAACAGGCGGAAAACTTTACAGATCCTAAAGTAACATTGTCCTGTGGTGTTGCAACATGGGATACTAATAAAAGGGCGGATGTAAAAGATTTATTTATTCGTGCTGACAAAGCGTTATATTCTGCTAAAAAATTCGGAAAAAATTGTGTAGTAAAGGAAATAGAGGACAATAGTGATTTGAAATTAGTAAAAAATAAATGA
- a CDS encoding GAF domain-containing protein: protein MFQVSNYSGDRIKDYELVLQQAKALLEGEPDHIANLSNASALLNQFLQKVNWVGFYIYKDNELVLGPFQGLPACIRIPNGKGVCGTAVKERRTQLVADVNAFPGHIACDSASQSEIVVPLIVNDEVYGVLDIDSPSTNRFDETDKEYIEKFAAIVQSFLH, encoded by the coding sequence ATGTTTCAAGTAAGTAATTATTCCGGCGATCGAATAAAGGACTATGAATTAGTGTTGCAGCAGGCAAAGGCGCTGCTTGAGGGAGAACCTGATCACATTGCCAATTTATCAAATGCTTCAGCATTATTAAATCAATTCTTACAAAAAGTGAACTGGGTAGGATTTTATATTTATAAGGATAATGAACTTGTTCTTGGTCCGTTCCAAGGACTGCCAGCCTGTATTCGGATTCCAAACGGCAAAGGTGTGTGTGGAACTGCTGTCAAAGAACGGAGGACACAGTTGGTTGCTGATGTAAATGCATTTCCAGGACATATTGCCTGTGACAGTGCCAGCCAGTCAGAGATTGTTGTCCCGTTAATTGTAAATGATGAAGTATATGGCGTCCTGGATATTGACAGCCCAAGTACTAACCGATTCGATGAGACTGATAAAGAATATATTGAAAAGTTCGCAGCAATTGTACAATCATTTTTACACTAA
- the refZ gene encoding forespore capture DNA-binding protein RefZ produces MKNNPTKQKVINAASSLFFQKGFHGTSVRDIADKASVNVSLISYYFKGKQGLLEHAVTNYYETYLTKMEEALSKAEMETPIVKLKLLIDAIIQYKQNNHQFSCFIHRELSIDSIFVREMAVTYLAKENYFISNTFTESLPKCNKSNMEQQFLLMQLKGMLITPYVLQNEWKNQVVGKTSHDLFAQNYTKVIHKWIDFITSETAQYANH; encoded by the coding sequence ATGAAAAATAATCCAACCAAGCAAAAAGTGATAAATGCTGCTTCATCATTATTTTTTCAAAAAGGCTTCCATGGAACTTCCGTTAGGGACATTGCCGATAAGGCCTCCGTAAATGTGTCACTAATCAGCTATTATTTTAAAGGAAAACAAGGATTATTAGAACATGCTGTGACCAATTACTATGAAACATATCTGACCAAGATGGAAGAAGCTCTAAGCAAAGCGGAAATGGAAACGCCCATCGTTAAACTGAAACTATTGATAGATGCAATTATACAATATAAACAAAATAATCATCAATTTTCTTGTTTTATTCACAGAGAACTTTCAATTGACTCCATTTTTGTTCGAGAAATGGCTGTAACATATTTGGCCAAGGAAAACTACTTTATTAGCAACACATTTACTGAAAGTCTGCCTAAGTGCAATAAAAGCAACATGGAACAACAGTTTTTACTTATGCAACTTAAAGGAATGCTGATTACCCCGTATGTACTGCAAAATGAATGGAAAAATCAGGTTGTCGGCAAAACATCACATGATTTATTCGCGCAAAATTACACAAAAGTTATTCATAAATGGATCGATTTTATTACTTCGGAAACAGCACAATATGCGAATCATTAA
- the ezrA gene encoding septation ring formation regulator EzrA, with translation MAYIIGIVLVIIALIIVGLILRKRIYDVVDQQESWKMDIMNRNIASQISRIKNLNLSGETQEKFESWKEHWEYIVTKQLPNIEEHLFDAEEAADRYRFALAKKTLRKVETTLQQIEKDIEKMLEELEELISSEEKSRKEIAEIEPEVKGLRKKLSQTRYLYGKAEARFDVELDELEEDLDKYHDLTNSGNYLEAQQLVEGIKVQIEQLQVEMDEFPELYKACKDVLPSQLDDLISGIKDMKEDGYRIEHLGLEKEIRDYQQRLFDCVIAVEKGEVTVVKDTITEVDERIKDMYQLLENEAIAKSYIETKIPAYRQKLNALDLTFHNTKAEVESLRQAYYFENSDMEKYLTLEKTIANLKKQLDELTSEENDQAISHLQIREKLDDSLEQLESLTLQHEEFIKFINNLRKDELEAKEKLQEMKDKVYNTIRKLKKSNIPGVPSFIWSLLETTSQKNEQVLNALEAKPLDMTVVQHALVEADKSVEHVIEQTDFILEQAYLTEQVIQYANRYRSRYPLLAAKLAEAERLFRSYEYELSLEHAAKAIEEIEPGALKRIEERQQVLVK, from the coding sequence ATGGCATATATCATCGGAATCGTTCTCGTTATAATTGCCTTAATCATTGTAGGACTAATTTTACGGAAAAGGATATATGATGTGGTTGACCAGCAAGAAAGCTGGAAAATGGATATAATGAATCGAAATATTGCATCTCAAATCTCACGGATTAAAAATTTAAATTTATCAGGGGAAACACAGGAGAAATTCGAGTCTTGGAAGGAACACTGGGAATACATAGTAACAAAACAACTTCCCAATATTGAGGAACATTTATTTGACGCCGAAGAAGCTGCTGATCGTTACCGCTTTGCATTGGCAAAAAAAACGCTGCGGAAAGTTGAAACAACCTTACAGCAAATCGAAAAAGACATTGAAAAAATGCTGGAAGAGCTCGAAGAATTAATCAGTTCAGAAGAAAAGAGCAGAAAAGAAATTGCAGAAATCGAACCTGAAGTGAAAGGGCTTCGAAAAAAATTATCACAAACCCGTTATTTGTACGGCAAAGCTGAAGCCCGATTTGATGTGGAACTTGATGAATTGGAAGAAGACCTGGATAAGTACCATGATTTAACAAACTCCGGAAATTACCTTGAGGCACAGCAGCTTGTTGAGGGGATCAAAGTACAGATTGAACAATTGCAGGTTGAAATGGATGAATTCCCCGAATTGTACAAGGCATGTAAAGATGTGCTTCCATCCCAGCTGGATGATTTAATCTCAGGAATCAAGGATATGAAGGAAGACGGTTATCGGATTGAACACCTTGGCCTTGAAAAAGAAATTCGGGATTATCAACAGCGCCTATTCGACTGTGTCATCGCTGTTGAAAAAGGGGAAGTTACTGTCGTTAAGGATACGATTACGGAAGTTGATGAGCGAATTAAGGACATGTATCAATTGTTAGAGAATGAGGCAATAGCTAAGAGTTACATAGAAACCAAGATTCCGGCTTATCGGCAAAAGCTTAATGCGCTTGATTTAACTTTTCACAATACGAAAGCAGAGGTAGAGTCACTGCGTCAGGCCTATTACTTTGAAAACAGTGACATGGAAAAATATTTAACACTTGAGAAAACCATTGCAAATCTTAAGAAACAGCTGGATGAGCTTACCAGTGAAGAAAATGACCAGGCTATTTCCCATTTGCAAATACGCGAGAAATTGGATGATAGTTTGGAACAGTTGGAATCACTGACACTGCAGCATGAAGAGTTTATTAAATTTATTAATAACCTCAGAAAAGATGAACTAGAGGCAAAAGAAAAATTACAGGAAATGAAAGACAAAGTATATAATACTATTCGGAAATTGAAGAAAAGTAATATTCCTGGTGTACCAAGCTTCATTTGGAGTTTACTTGAAACAACGAGCCAAAAAAATGAGCAGGTTCTAAACGCATTAGAAGCAAAGCCGCTTGACATGACAGTGGTTCAGCATGCATTAGTAGAAGCAGATAAAAGCGTGGAACATGTAATTGAGCAGACAGATTTCATATTGGAACAGGCTTATTTAACAGAACAGGTTATCCAATACGCCAACAGATACCGCAGCAGATACCCATTATTAGCTGCAAAGCTAGCTGAAGCCGAACGGTTGTTTAGGTCCTATGAGTATGAATTATCACTTGAACATGCTGCAAAAGCGATTGAGGAAATTGAACCTGGAGCGTTGAAGCGAATTGAAGAGCGACAACAGGTTTTAGTTAAGTAG
- a CDS encoding cysteine desulfurase family protein has product MIYLDNSATTKPDPSVLQSYNQVSERFFANPSSIHQFGGEVEKLLIKARSQVAEILHVQNNEVIFTSGGTEGNNLAIKGIAMQHQQRGKHIITSQIEHPSVYEACQSLEELGFEITYLPVNKNGVVSVHEVSRAIRPDTILISVMHVNNEVGSIQPVQEIGELAKKYPKLFFHVDHVQGLGKVPLQLADSGIDLCTMSGHKIHGLKGTGILYIASRTRLFPLFHGGDQERKVRSGTENLAGAVAMVKAIRITNERQRKSADNLAALRENVIHGLAKIDNVAINSPEIAAPHIVNFSVLGLKPEVLIHALGEKEIFISTKSACSSKQDDESRVLAAMGLPRERTVSGLRISMSYETTKEELDKFMKEIEIAIKQLKKVVG; this is encoded by the coding sequence ATGATTTATTTAGATAACAGTGCAACAACCAAACCAGATCCATCCGTTTTACAAAGTTACAATCAGGTTTCTGAACGGTTTTTTGCGAATCCGTCATCCATCCATCAATTTGGCGGAGAAGTGGAGAAGCTGTTGATAAAAGCGAGATCACAAGTGGCAGAAATTTTACACGTGCAAAACAATGAGGTCATTTTTACATCTGGTGGGACGGAAGGAAATAATCTAGCCATAAAAGGTATCGCCATGCAGCATCAGCAGCGTGGTAAACATATTATCACATCCCAGATTGAGCATCCCTCTGTTTATGAGGCATGCCAATCACTTGAGGAACTAGGTTTTGAAATAACTTATTTGCCAGTTAATAAGAATGGAGTCGTCTCCGTACATGAGGTATCAAGGGCGATTAGGCCTGACACCATATTAATTAGTGTAATGCATGTTAATAATGAGGTGGGATCAATCCAACCTGTTCAGGAAATAGGGGAGCTTGCGAAGAAATATCCTAAGCTGTTTTTTCATGTCGATCATGTCCAGGGTCTAGGCAAGGTGCCATTGCAATTAGCTGATAGTGGAATTGATTTATGTACAATGTCCGGGCATAAAATTCACGGACTTAAGGGAACGGGAATCTTATATATTGCCAGCAGAACTAGACTATTTCCATTATTTCATGGTGGAGATCAGGAAAGAAAAGTCCGTTCAGGTACAGAAAACTTAGCAGGTGCGGTTGCAATGGTTAAAGCCATTAGAATAACGAATGAACGGCAAAGGAAAAGCGCTGACAATTTGGCGGCTCTACGCGAAAATGTTATACATGGATTGGCTAAAATAGACAATGTTGCAATTAATTCTCCAGAAATAGCAGCGCCACACATCGTTAACTTTTCGGTGCTGGGATTGAAACCGGAAGTTCTCATTCACGCCTTAGGAGAGAAAGAAATTTTTATTTCAACAAAATCTGCTTGCTCTTCCAAACAGGATGACGAAAGCAGGGTGCTCGCTGCTATGGGCTTGCCCCGTGAACGAACGGTTTCCGGGTTAAGAATTAGTATGTCCTATGAGACGACTAAGGAAGAATTGGATAAATTCATGAAAGAAATAGAAATAGCAATTAAGCAATTGAAAAAAGTAGTGGGGTAG